The genomic interval aaaatgtccaattcccagaatgtccaattcccaaaatgtcaatttcccgaaatgtccaattcccgaaatgtccaattcctgaaatgtccagttcccgaaacgtccaattctcaaaatgtccaatGTACTATTATGATGGGTTTATTAAATAAGTCCTCATAGCCTTtcttaaaaattagtaattaatatatTTCTGTACGAATgcgtttagtttttgcaaaatcGGCATATAAACATagaaaaattgtattatttGCAAAAAGTACGTAGAAAAAATTTGAAGCTACTGCACTTTATACTCATACAAGTATgtatagttatttatatttttttctattgacctaaaaaggaaagaataatttgtaaataaataaatgattatttaaatttaagtatggttatttataaaatatttttaagaaagcCTATGAGGACTTATTTAACAAACCCATCATAATAGTggattggacattttgggaattggacgtttcgggaactggacattccaggaattggacatttcgggaattggacattttgagaattggacattttgggaattggacattccgGGAATTGGACGTTTTGAAaccgttggacattttgggaattggacattctgaaccTGAAGGGTTTTATGTAGGTACGCCCTTATTATTACGCCGCCTAATTGATGCCGCGCCCCGGTGTAGCGCATACTTTGACATTAAAATGATCTGTCGCGTGCTCAGTGTGTTCACGCGACGTGATATGCTCCAATTTTGTGTGTGACCTTAAAGCGAACAGGTATACATTAACGACAATGTAAACATTAACCCAATACCCAGATAACTTATTGACAAGACAACTGCGCATGGTATTAAAGCGTGTCGCTCCtagataagtaaataaataaatatccttggacattttacactgcgcctctaatCCCAAACTAAGCAGAGCTTGTTTAGGTTAACGAAAACTCATTAGTTTTTCAACTATCTCACAGTCCGATGGTGTAGTGGCGCGGTGGATCGCTAACCCTAGTGCtaccaggttcgattcccagtcaGCTCGGAAAAATCTGGTTTGGTTTAGTCAGTTTTTTTATAGATTGACTTCAAATTAAAAACACTTTTCAATCAAGTGATTTTGGTAGGCAATTTCGCGTTGTTAAATTAacaatgtcaatgtcaaacaaagttaaaatatacaaagtcaAAGCCTTACAATTAGATTCAAGAATAACACAAATACAAACAATGTCATAAAACCTTTAAAAGAAAGAACTACTCACATTCAGTGATGAAGAAATTGAGCAGAGTCAGCGCTACAGTGTGTCCTGAGAACATGTAGTCGCCACAGGTGCGCACGCCGCGGACCGACATGCCGGCGCCGCTCCATATGTCGTAGGCCTGCCGCAGGCGCCGGCCCCACACCGTCAGGTCGTCCGCCGGCGGGTAAGACCGAGGCTCGCACTTCAAGTGCGACCCCGGCACCGATAGAGACGTTATCAGCATTGTAAAACAACGCAGCAGGAACACAGTTCCGGCTAGGGCGAAAAACCGCCGGAGGATAATAAACCTGCAACGAAATGtcgaaattaataaattgttgtcGATTCAAGGATAACATAACATGAAAGTCTGTAAGATACTAATCATACTGATTTACCAATTCATGATTTCCTTTTTGCATTTAGATTTATTAATAACCTATCCACTATTAACAGTGCAATCATAAAACCGAAGAACAGTATCATACATGATAAACGTTTTCTTGGAAAGTTATATCCATTGTCTAGTACCTACCCATAGttcaagctttgcttagtttgggactagaagcgtagtgtaaaacgtccagggatatttatttttattttttcttggaaagtaggtaagtataagaCCAAAAGTTTTCTAAACTATTCCACTATGCTTATCTGTAAACCGTTACTATGGTATATTAAATGTTCAAGGTTATTATACACAatctgattttattttaaaggctATTGTTTAGGAATACTTAGAAAAACAATTcaagtataggtaggtactctttcACCTTTGTGTTCAGACTGCATACAATTGTTTTGTCAGCCATTGTTTTCACATTTTATTGATCTCTGAATACCAAAGTGTTTatacaataaaaagttacatCATGCTACTGTACTAAAAGACTTGTAGATATTTTAGTTTCTTATCTGTATAAACAAGGGCTCTATAAATACACATTTGAGGCaattaactaaaatattttcatacagtGTAACAAATAAGATaaagaattaattaatgtatcACAATATTTACCTATGTTTATGGAAGAACAAAACAGTAAGCCATATGGCCAATAACAAAGAGCCAGTGATCTCACACATGTCAAAAGCCCAAGGAATGTGTGGAACGTTGTCCAAAAATAAATCCGGCAGCGGCGGATACTTCTTCATGTCGGGCACCTTGTCGTGCACTATCACCATCACAACCGCGGTCACCCACGTCACAAGGAACACATAGCCTGCCAACAGACAACAGATAGAACTCAAATAGGAAGTTtacaaaatatcaaatcatGTTTGTTTACACTTGCGAGACATTGACATTGTAGATGGCATCTTGGACACAATCCCAGTTTATTAATCACACgattatttgtaaaattatacTGCAGGAAAAGTTATATTTACCCAAGGCTATCGCTGTCTTCCACACTTCAGGCTTCAACTTGGAAGCCTTTACATCTGGGGTGAATGTCGACACAAATTCTGGATTTCTTCCACGTGAATATTCCGTCGGAATTTTGTTATGAAGATTGTAACTTAAATGTGACAAATTAGTacccagaaaatttatatttgttGACGCACTGGCGAGCATTTGATCGTCACATAAACCTAGTTCGTACATAGCATTGCGATTATTTCTTTGTAACTTTTTAACGAGAAGTATGAAACGTTTCCTTTCGCCCAACTTGAGCTGATCAAAAGGATATTCATAAAAGTCCCGATCCACGAAAGATAAAAGACACTGTCCATCTAAATCATGAGTTCTACAGATATCTGTCACAAGGCCGGAAATCTTCTCTTTATGTAATAAATCTTGCACTTCTTTGTTAGTCCAGTTGATGATATCCGATTCCATTGTGGCTGAACTTATGTATTGGTAATTGTCTTAGACGCACATTTGCACTTTAAATATTTTCCTTGAATAAATTTACTGTAGTAGAAACTATCAAGTCTAAAGATACAATGAAGTTTACTAAGTAActgtacttaatttatttaaaatttagaaaTTCCCTTGCAAATGCAATGCAAACCAAACTGACACAGACAGTATTGACAGATGGAATGACgacttttgtttgacaatttgACATTTTACTTTTTTCCAATAATATCTTGTATGTTGGCAGAGAAAGTATCATTATAGAGCCTTTTACTTTTTTCAAACACAATATAACTCGTTCTTTTCTTTTGCCAATCATCAACCTCTTACATTACAACTGCTACTAAACCTAAGAGTAGgcacacaccgttgatttttagttggccgatagttgtgcccgactttaaattgtatgaagaatcggccaaatcgaatcggcgtagtgtgcgcactcccacccatacatgcccataccacggtaatactatctattaTTACcgtgcccatactgatcaacagactgcccaactaaactatcggccgacgaaaaatcaacggtgtgcgcctactctaaacagACGTCTCTAGAAGTCGCAGACTTTTTAGCGGCTTCAGAGAAATCCTGCTCCCGAGTGGCCCTGAGAAAGTAAGCAGTGGCAGCCAGCGGCCGCCAATGCAATGATACCTTTTCACTTTGACTATGAGCTTAGAGATTCAGCCTTTTTGGTTAagtgcgagcggtgcaggaagCAGGTAAAAAGTAAGCAAAACAACGAAAATTCATTCAGaattatttaagaaaaataagaTTTATTACGAAACAATACAAATTAAGATTAAAACTGGGAATTTTTTCATTACAATAATAAGAAACTTAATAATCATACCTCAATAAAAATCAACATTATTTAGTTTAATTAACAATATGGTACGGAATGACACTTAAAATGCAATACAATTAACATTAACAATCGAATATCACATAACCACGAATACGGCggacttaattattattacacacttaaataataaaaacaaaataatgagtTTGTTGAAAGATTcttgaaagaaaattaaatggaTTGAAAGAAACCGCGAGTCGACAATTACTTGAAGTTGAACTTCACTTGAATCAGGTACTTGACGTTCACTTGTGCCACGTCGTACACGATGAATCTGTAAATGCGTGCTCAggaaaatattgtaattaaaatatgtagcgCTATCACGTAACACGTTATAAATGGGTGTACCCTAGGGAAATCAGTTTTTTTGGCAGACCCCCCCACAATCTCCATGACAAGTCTCCCCCAGTCGGATATGACGCAGAATGTGCACTTCGCAAAATGAGCGCTCGACTCAAAATcgattaaaatcggattttataaaatttattttgtatgaaaattaaaaaaattaaaatgatgatatcaaatttctgactacaccataccatttatatgcataatcagggttcgaaaggataattaaaattatcaatGATAATTATCACGATAATCATCGTGATAATTATCATATGTCATCAATTAACAGatggataataaattatcggttgataataacaaaaaaatgcgCTCATGAAAATGAACTGTATTCGAAGTTTTCGAACGTGTATTTCCGCACTTACGTCTAGTGGTGGGCGTTAGTCAACATAGATAGTTATAAAACCTACTATTTAGCTCCACGATGATCAGTTATCTAgcgtcaaaatatttatctattttccaAGATTTATGTGACTAGCGAGGGATAACTTGACAACAATCACCAACCAAAAACAAAGCAACATTCGCAATCAGAATTTCTTATGTACAAAAAATGTATCTTATAATGTTGATAATTATCTGATAATTATCATGAagcgtaattatcttgataatttcgaaccctgtgcataatgttaacatgggctagtgtcggcttataagcccctttacctaacaccctgtagctTCTATAGAAACATCACGGCGCCGGTCGCCGCGACCCTACAAGTCCTACAACAGCCTGTATTACAAAAGGATACTCGTTGTACAGCAGCGAGGTGTTGATGTTCCTGGTGACGGGCGCGCCCAGCGGAACCAGCGTGCCGTCGGGCAGCGTGCGAGCCGCCGCCGGGTCGGGCTCCGTGCGTCCGCGGCCCCACAGAGAATGCTTGCCTGCCGGCGCTTTCTCTACGTACTCGGCTTGGGTGCACTCTTTCCTGTAGGTTGTAAATGGAGGTTagaattattattgtatttcttGCAAATAGGCTTGGCTTTACTTTTTCGCATTAAAAAGATTTTGCACGGTTTGAcgcagggttcgaggatatatatcggatatatatccgatatatatcaagccggttttgacgatatacagggtgttaggtaaatgggtatatgagccgacactagcccatgttaacatggtcatataaatggtatggtgaagtcagaaatttgatatcatcattttattatttttaattttcatacaaaataaattttataaaatccgatttgtatgaaaaataaaatgattaaaatgaagatatcaattttctgacttcaccataccatttatatgaccatgttaacatgggctagtgtcggctcatatacccatttacctaacaccctgtatatcaatttttaaaatttgtgactgtatttgtactttttgacataagatttttatttttttagttgattttgccgtatttaaaagaaaatgtatGATTTTGCATTATTTGTCTCattttaagtattaaaaacattaaaacatgtttatgtaacacatatgcaatagtattcataaattatacaataaaataatagtatggctttcatacaaaattgatatatatcaaagttgatatatatcggatatatatcataaatatccgatattttgatatttataataaatatcggatattttcgaaccctggttTGACGGTGAGTGCCTGAAACTCCTTTTATTGTGCGGTTGAGCTGTATAGGTTGGCAGCGTAAAAACAGCAGCCAGAAGTGACGTCAAATTAATGTGGGTAATGTGGGTATATCCTTGAAATAGAGCTTTGAAAGCTCATAAAGTGTACCTAGATGAAGTCAACCGAATCTGCGCTCACTGGTCGGCGCCACCTGTAGAAAGAGCTCCCGTGACTCGCCAGTGGACCCAGTGGTGCCAAGTGCCAACGCCAAAAACACTGCATTTTGGCTCAGGAATGGGGCGAATAGGGATGCTGGGATGCGCGCAGCAGTAAGCGACATGTCGCGCGTCATACTAACATGTTCCCGAGCGCGACCTCGCACAGCAGTAGTTGGCGGCCTGCGACACGTGTCCGCGAGTATATGTCCCGACATGTCGCGCGTCATACTAACATGTTCCCGAGCGCGACCTCGCACAGCAGTAGTTGGCGGCCTGCGACACATGTCCGCGAGTGTATGTCCCGACATGTCGCGCgtcataccacagaataataataagtactacgtacagaagttttacttcgcgaaggtatttaaaaaactgtatgctcaatgtcattaacaatatggtgtaatttagcctgtctcaagagtcaagcaccattttgttgacaaacgtcagtgatcggcactgcgccgaagctatagggctgacttcggtaaaatgatgtgacgtgaggtgccaaactgcggaaaatggcggaggaaatacatgatttagcatgaattatcattaataatattaactacttatttacctctcagtgtcttgaggcaacttaaaaagtacattctgtgtttttattattatttaggcagttaaggcttggtatttctgctaaagtaggtatttcgcgctgtcaaaatctgcgcgcgcaattcttcgccgaagacagcgcgccaaagagctcccgccacaatttccagctacatagtatagaaaaatacgcagttggttaggttaggttgacttccttcccttcaagcgtcacactcacaacactttctaatacaaatcatatccaagtgataaaattaaaaca from Ostrinia nubilalis chromosome 4, ilOstNubi1.1, whole genome shotgun sequence carries:
- the LOC135088546 gene encoding ceramide phosphoethanolamine synthase-like: MESDIINWTNKEVQDLLHKEKISGLVTDICRTHDLDGQCLLSFVDRDFYEYPFDQLKLGERKRFILLVKKLQRNNRNAMYELGLCDDQMLASASTNINFLGTNLSHLSYNLHNKIPTEYSRGRNPEFVSTFTPDVKASKLKPEVWKTAIALGYVFLVTWVTAVVMVIVHDKVPDMKKYPPLPDLFLDNVPHIPWAFDMCEITGSLLLAIWLTVLFFHKHRFIILRRFFALAGTVFLLRCFTMLITSLSVPGSHLKCEPRSYPPADDLTVWGRRLRQAYDIWSGAGMSVRGVRTCGDYMFSGHTVALTLLNFFITEYTSRNLYLLHILTWVMNMFGIFFILAAHEHYSIDVFIAFYITSRLFLYYHTLSNNQALMQNDSSRTRIWFPLLSFFESEVDGIVPNEYEGPVTVMSNLRQWAVQLLADVKDSSMAKIAGSKLQEGAAMGEYSVVRLVDGIKRNLSLVEEYKNTRQRLVTLDKNIQACMLDDQLDSEIRHRNIAELAGESLLKDFSDPPSPVLKKNI